The following are encoded together in the Panicum virgatum strain AP13 chromosome 6K, P.virgatum_v5, whole genome shotgun sequence genome:
- the LOC120711630 gene encoding fatty acid desaturase 4, chloroplastic-like — MYTLTPRCHLPPLRRSPPPCQAASTTTTTPPPPPSLSVPSRAGPDELRSTWPQRAWTLAGSAAILSSLSTSASLVAAGAGSPAAPLAAAPAAYSLADLATGVYHWLVDNYGDASTPVLAAQIAAFQGHHRHPSTITRRDPCNNLHALALAPADAALSAAGAPPAAHAFAGAFAACVVLSQQFHAWAHETRRRLPPGVEALQGAGVLVSRAQHAAHHRRPYDTNYCIVSGMWNGVLDRYRVFEALEMIVYFRTGIRPRSWDDTDASWMEVVTGADGAATATAGDDGSAHQTASISSDGMH, encoded by the coding sequence ATGTACACCCTCACCCCGCGCTGCCACCTCCCGCCGctgcgccggtcgccgccgccgtgccaggccgcctcgacgacgacgacgacgccgccgccgccaccatcgctgTCCGTCCCGTCCCGCGCCGGCCCGGACGAGCTGCGGTCGACGTGGCCGCAGCGCGCGTGGACGCTGGCCGGCTCGGCCGCgatcctctcctccctctccacctccgcctccctcgtggccgcgggcgcgggctcccccgcggcgccgctcgccgcggcgccggccgcctaCTCCCTCGCCGACCTCGCCACGGGCGTCTACCACTGGCTCGTCGACAACTACGGCGACGCCTCCACGCCCGTGCTCGCCGCCCAGATCGCCGCCTTCCagggccaccaccgccacccgtCCACCATCACGCGCCGGGACCCCTGCAACAACCTGcacgcgctcgcgctcgcccccgccgacgccgcgctctccgccgcgggcgcgccgcccgccgcgcacgccttCGCCGGCGCCTTCGCGGCCTGCGTCGTGCTCAGCCAGCAGTTCCACGCGTGGGCGCACGAGacgcgccgccggctgccgcccgGCGTCGAGGCGCTGCAGGGCGCCGGCGTGCTCGTGTCGCGCGCGCAGCACGCCGCGCACCACCGCCGGCCGTACGACACCAACTACTGCATCGTCAGCGGCATGTGGAACGGGGTGCTGGACAGGTACAGGGTGTTCGAGGCCCTGGAGATGATCGTCTACTTCCGCACCGGCATCCGGCCGCGGTCGTGGGACGACACCGACGCCTCGTGGATGGAGGTCGTCAccggagccgatggcgccgccacAGCCACCGCCGGCGATGATGGTTCGGCACATCAGACGGCGAGCATCAGCTCTGACGGTATGCACTGA
- the LOC120711629 gene encoding CRS2-associated factor 2, mitochondrial-like yields MFLSRELLLPRRRPNQGAQALAGRLLRSSSSLSDPDDDPPFTRIPTRPPRAPSPPPKPKALAGKIMPDEPAHSDLPFDFRYSYSETDPAWRPIGFREPARFSPFGPGRLDRPWDGVAAARGGGGDGGGGGRSREEVLGEPLSEEEVADLVERYWHSDCSRQINLGKGGVTHNMLEDIHNHWKRAEAVRIKCLGVPTLDMDNICFHLEDKTGGKIIYRNINILILYRGRNYDPKQRPDIPLMLWKPLAPIYPRLVQHVAEGLTFEETKELRNRGLNSPPLTKLTRNGVYVNVVDKVREAFKTVEVVGLDCSHVGTSDCKKIGVKLRDLVPCIPILFKDEQIILWRGKVNQEHSASDQCTSRPQ; encoded by the exons atgtttcttTCTCGCGAGCTTCTcctcccacggcggcgccccAACCAGGGCGCCCAGGCCCTGGCCGGCCGCCTCCTGCGCTCCTCCTCGTCCCTCTCCGACCCCGACGACGATCCACCGTTCACGCGGATCCCGACGCGCCCTCCTCgagcgccctcgccgccgccgaagcctaAGGCCCTGGCGGGCAAGATCATGCCCGACGAGCCTGCGCACTCCGACCTTCCCTTCGACTTCCGGTACTCGTACTCGGAGACGGACCCGGCGTGGAGGCCCATCGGGTTCCGCGAGCCCGCCCGGTTCTCGCCCTTCGGCCCCGGCCGCCTCGACCGGCCCTGGGACGGTGTCGccgcggcgcgaggcggcggtggggacggaggaggaggtgggaggAGCAGGGAGGAGGTTCTTGGGGAACCGCtgtcggaggaggaggtggcggaccTGGTGGAGAGGTACTGGCACAGCGACTGCTCACGGCAGATCAATTTGG GAAAAGGTGGTGTAACGCACAATATGCTTGAAGACATCCACAACCACTGGAAACGTGCAGAAGCTGTGAGGATCAAATGTCTGGGAGTGCCAACACTTGACATGGACAACATATGCTTCCATCTCGAG GATAAAACAGGTGGCAAAATCATATACCGCAACATAAACATCCTCATCCTATATCGTGGTCGGAACTATGATCCAAAGCAGAGGCCTGACATACCATTGATGTTGTGGAAACCATTAGCTCCGATTTATCCTAGGCTTGTGCAACATGTTGCTGAAGGGTTGACTTTCGAGGAAACAAAAGAATTGAGGAACAGAGGATTGAATTCTCCACCACTTACGAAACTGA CTAGGAATGGTGTCTATGTTAATGTTGTTGATAAAGTGAGAGAGGCCTTTAAGACTGTCGAAGTTGTCGGACTAGATTGCTCTCATGTCGGGACTAGTGACTGCAAGAAAATTGGTGTGAAGCTGAGG GATTTGGTGCCCTGTATACCCATATTATTTAAAGATGAACAAATTATACTTTGGAGAGGGAAGGTTAATCAGGAGCATTCTGCTTCAGATCAATGCACTTCCAGACCACAATGA